In Lineus longissimus chromosome 13, tnLinLong1.2, whole genome shotgun sequence, one genomic interval encodes:
- the LOC135498197 gene encoding uncharacterized protein LOC135498197, whose product MTSRKVGICKTVLVGGAFLAIFGWLAVISVHLIKNDNMKATDVPGLGRQKRQSGGSSSSSSLGGATYIRWGRTTCPADAKLVYAGYAGGQHYTQTGGGAGYVCLTDKPKYADYTAAADATAYIYGVELELIGTTGGIFNTVNAKPNALQDSDVKCAVCQSTRPAKIMIPGTKECVPGWTMEYWGYLMTEHYGNKGRTEFACVDNAPESGSDGGAKNEGGALMHHVQGACSSLPCKPYVHNYELTCVVCTK is encoded by the exons ATGACATCCAGAAAAGTCGGGATCTGCAAGACCGTTCTGGTCGGTGGCGCATTCCTTGCCATATTTGGCTGGCTTGCCGTGATTAGCGTTCACCTTATCAAGAACGATAACATGAAGGCGACA GATGTTCCAGGCCTTGGAAGACAGAAGCGACAGTCAGGCGGTTCCAGTTCATCGTCTAGTCTTG gtggcgccacctacatCCGGTGGGGTAGAACAACATGCCCAGCTGACGCTAAGCTTGTATACGCTG GCTATGCCGGGGGTCAACACTACACGCAAACCGGTGGTGGTGCTGGCTACGTCTGTCTGACTGACAAACCCAAATATGCCGATTACACAGCCGCTGCAGATGCTACTGCATATATTTACGGAGTGGAACTTGAACTGATTGGAACCACTGGGGGTATATTCAACACAGTAAACGCTAAACCAAACGCCTTGCAGGACTCGGACGTAAAGTGCGCAGTTTGTCAAAGTACAAGACCGGCTAAG ATCATGATACCTGGCACGAAAGAATGTGTTCCCGGCTGGACCATGGAGTACTGGGGATATCTGATGACTGAGCACTACGGCAACAAGGGAAGGACAGAATTTGCATGCGTGGACAACGCCCCTGAATCTGGTAGCGATGGTGGCGCCAAGAATGAGGGTGGCGCATTGATGCACCATGTTCAAGGTGCATGCAGTTCACTGCCGTGTAAGCCGTATGTGCACAATTATGAACTAACATGCGTCGTTTGCACG
- the LOC135498148 gene encoding uncharacterized protein LOC135498148, translated as MFPTHEREIRAITRNRTETDILQKRLGKLERAKTELNLSRHYQTTSVRRFLTQCQRTSGYGSGNIIDSDSNDKLIGNRSAPPLSKSAQTCFGMGMGRGVRFARGDSGQEDGIPGDELRQKTGVAPYKSNTLIHKRLDRVDSGCGTSCSTSSYDSDDKIDDVLNWRLKTPANAKTVANKLPVAQRSRGVATRGQQSSIDAVPAPSPSPSGQKRNEITTLTLQTTPMSPRKYLKPDSRYIVDRFMVRRKLLIRRQTYPDFPLFVNNSEGVVRVPSAISRTRIKSELSKMEGTPQGPTLERNHGQDARQYMRKRIDTFLGSIDYLCQQLEETPKTTPRN; from the coding sequence ATGTTTCCGACCCACGAAAGAGAAATCCGGGCGATAACCCGTAACAGGACCGAGACTGACATTCTCCAGAAGCGGCTTGGGAAACTGGAGCGGGCGAAGACAGAGTTAAACCTCTCTCGCCACTACCAGACGACCTCGGTGAGGAGGTTCCTGACTCAGTGTCAGAGGACAAGTGGTTATGGCAGCGGGAACATCATAGACTCTGACAGTAACGACAAACTAATTGGAAACCGAAGTGCGCCTCCTCTCTCAAAAAGTGCACAGACTTGTTTTGGGATGGGGATGGGACGGGGGGTTCGGTTTGCTCGGGGAGATAGTGGGCAAGAGGATGGAATTCCTGGCGATGAACTCAGGCAAAAAACGGGTGTAGCGCCGTATAAGTCCAATACCTTAATTCACAAACGGCTGGATCGTGTTGATTCTGGATGTGGCACATCTTGCAGTACGTCATCATACGACAGTGATGATAAAATCGATGATGTTTTAAATTGGAGACTAAAAACACCAGCCAATGCGAAGACAGTTGCAAACAAATTACCTGTCGCGCAAAGGTCAAGAGGTGTTGCCACCAGAGGACAGCAATCATCCATAGACGCTGTTCCTGCGCCTAGTCCATCACCCTCCGGACAAAAACGGAACGAGATTACTACGTTGACCCTCCAAACAACTCCCATGTCTCCGCGGAAATATTTAAAGCCTGATTCCCGGTATATCGTGGACCGGTTTATGGTGAGGCGAAAACTTTTAATCCGAAGACAGACTTATCCAGATTTTCCGTTATTTGTTAATAATTCGGAGGGGGTAGTTCGGGTTCCGAGTGCAATATCGCGCACGCGCATCAAGAGTGAGCTATCTAAGATGGAGGGCACCCCACAGGGCCCCACACTGGAGAGGAACCATGGTCAGGATGCAAGACAGTACATGAGAAAAAGGATAGATACATTCCTTGGTTCTATAGACTATCTTTGTCAACAACTTGAAGAAACACCAAAGACAACTCCACGGAATTAG